In Nocardia asteroides, the following proteins share a genomic window:
- the erm gene encoding ErmE/ErmH/ErmO/ErmR family 23S rRNA (adenine(2058)-N(6))-methyltransferase → MSQNFLVDSSAVDLMMTAADPAGTVLEPGAGEGVLTRALAARGAQVTAYEIDPLLAAKLSARTGADAGIRVIRGDFTKAKAPRTPFAVVGNIPFSVTAEIVDWCLAAPALTSATLLTQREYARKRTGDYGRWSLLTATSWPWFDWRLHGQVHRTSFRPVPAVDSAILRIDRRAEPLVAHRDSYTELVRTGFSGIGGSVRASLHTRYHGVDAALAAAGIAHDTVVAYVHPEQWVALHAALTG, encoded by the coding sequence CTGTCCCAGAACTTCCTGGTGGACTCCTCGGCCGTCGACCTGATGATGACGGCCGCCGACCCGGCCGGGACCGTGCTCGAGCCCGGTGCGGGCGAGGGCGTACTCACCCGGGCACTGGCCGCGCGTGGCGCGCAGGTCACCGCGTACGAGATCGACCCGCTGCTGGCGGCGAAACTCTCGGCACGCACCGGCGCCGATGCCGGAATCCGGGTGATACGTGGCGATTTCACCAAGGCGAAGGCGCCGCGTACCCCGTTCGCGGTGGTGGGGAACATCCCGTTCTCCGTCACCGCGGAGATCGTCGACTGGTGCCTGGCCGCACCCGCGCTCACCTCGGCGACCCTGCTCACGCAGCGGGAGTACGCGCGTAAACGCACCGGCGACTACGGGCGCTGGAGTCTGCTGACCGCGACCAGCTGGCCGTGGTTCGACTGGCGGCTGCACGGCCAGGTGCACCGCACCAGCTTCCGACCGGTCCCCGCCGTCGACTCCGCGATCCTGCGGATCGACCGTCGCGCCGAACCCCTTGTCGCCCACCGGGATTCCTACACCGAACTGGTCCGCACGGGATTCTCCGGAATCGGCGGCTCGGTCCGTGCGTCCCTGCACACCCGCTACCACGGCGTCGACGCGGCCCTGGCCGCGGCGGGCATCGCCCACGACACGGTGGTCGCCTACGTCCACCCGGAGCAGTGGGTGGCACTGCACGCGGCGCTGACGGGCTAG
- a CDS encoding cystathionine beta-synthase: MRIADHVVDLIGNTPLVRLNSVVGPNAGLVAAKIEYLNPGGSSKDRIAVKMIDAAEEEGLLKPGGTIVEPTSGNTGVGLALVAQQRGYKCVFVCPDKVSEDKRNVLRAYGAEVVVCPTAVPPEHPDSYYNVSDRLVREIDGAWKPNQYANPGGPDSHYETTGPEIWADTEGKITHFVAGVGTGGTITGTGRYLKEVSGGKVKIVGADPEGSVYSGGTGRPYLVEGVGEDFWPSAYDPSVPDEIIAVSDADSFEMTRRLAREEGLLVGGSCGMAVVAAIEVARRDPDAVVVVLLPDGGRGYLSKIFNDKWMSSYGFLTTPLEAGPEPLVGDVLRGKSGELPDLVHTHPSETLRDAIEILREYGVSQMPVVGAEPPVMAGEVAGSVTERDLLSAVFEGRAQLTDSVAQHMSPSFPLIGSGEPLSTATKALSDTDALMVVEDGKPVGVITRHDLLGFLSTGSIGH; this comes from the coding sequence ATGCGCATCGCGGATCATGTCGTCGACCTCATCGGCAACACGCCCCTGGTTCGGCTGAACTCGGTGGTCGGCCCGAACGCGGGCCTGGTCGCCGCCAAGATCGAATACCTCAACCCCGGCGGCAGCTCCAAGGACCGGATCGCGGTCAAGATGATCGACGCCGCCGAAGAGGAAGGGCTGCTGAAGCCGGGCGGCACCATCGTCGAGCCCACCTCGGGCAACACCGGCGTCGGCCTCGCACTGGTCGCCCAGCAGCGCGGCTACAAGTGCGTGTTCGTCTGCCCGGACAAGGTCAGCGAGGACAAGCGCAACGTGCTGCGTGCCTACGGCGCCGAGGTCGTGGTGTGCCCGACCGCCGTGCCGCCGGAGCACCCGGACAGCTACTACAACGTCTCCGATCGCCTGGTCCGCGAGATCGACGGCGCCTGGAAGCCGAACCAGTACGCCAACCCGGGCGGCCCGGACAGCCACTACGAGACCACCGGTCCCGAGATCTGGGCCGACACCGAAGGCAAGATCACGCACTTCGTCGCGGGTGTGGGCACCGGCGGCACCATCACCGGCACCGGCCGCTACCTCAAGGAGGTCTCGGGCGGGAAGGTGAAGATCGTCGGCGCCGACCCCGAGGGCTCGGTGTACTCCGGCGGCACCGGCCGCCCGTACCTGGTCGAGGGTGTCGGCGAGGACTTCTGGCCCTCGGCGTACGACCCGAGCGTGCCCGACGAGATCATCGCCGTCTCCGACGCCGACTCCTTCGAGATGACCCGCCGCCTGGCCCGCGAGGAGGGCCTGCTGGTCGGTGGCTCCTGCGGTATGGCCGTGGTCGCCGCGATCGAGGTGGCCCGGCGCGATCCCGACGCCGTCGTAGTGGTGCTGCTGCCCGACGGTGGCCGCGGCTACCTGTCCAAGATCTTCAACGACAAGTGGATGAGCTCCTACGGCTTCCTCACCACCCCGCTCGAGGCCGGTCCCGAACCGCTCGTCGGCGACGTGCTGCGCGGCAAGTCCGGCGAGCTGCCCGACCTGGTGCATACCCACCCGTCGGAGACCCTGCGCGACGCCATCGAGATCCTGCGCGAGTACGGCGTCTCGCAGATGCCGGTCGTCGGCGCCGAGCCGCCGGTGATGGCGGGCGAGGTCGCGGGCAGCGTCACCGAGCGCGACCTGCTCTCGGCCGTCTTCGAAGGCCGCGCGCAGCTCACCGACTCCGTGGCCCAGCACATGAGCCCGTCGTTCCCGCTGATCGGCTCGGGCGAGCCGCTGTCGACGGCCACCAAGGCCCTGTCCGACACCGACGCCCTGATGGTCGTCGAGGACGGCAAGCCGGTCGGCGTCATCACCCGCCACGACCTGCTCGGCTTCCTCAGCACCGGCTCCATCGGCCACTGA
- a CDS encoding SGNH/GDSL hydrolase family protein encodes MSAPRISWRTAAVTGATTVLAGSGAGTVSWATYRLLMTQAGAARAVIGRDTSKPPEADGVYAPGAQLPEPWRKGVPSDLHLMIFGDSTAAGLGCLGAADVPGVRLARGLADATGLRIRLSTKAISGATSKGLAGQVDAMFVAGPPPDAAVILVGGNDITKKHSIRASARRLAAAVSRLREADALVIVGTCPNLGTVTAIPQPLRTVVANWSVRLAKAQTVATTIAGGIPVAMGSPLVASEFRAAPEILFATDGFHPSAAGYELAAAQLLPVLVGAVQTRPGLPVAHGET; translated from the coding sequence GTGAGCGCACCACGAATCAGCTGGCGTACCGCCGCCGTCACCGGCGCCACCACCGTGCTCGCCGGTTCGGGTGCGGGCACCGTCTCCTGGGCGACCTACCGATTACTGATGACGCAGGCCGGGGCGGCACGCGCGGTCATCGGCCGCGACACCTCCAAGCCGCCGGAGGCCGACGGCGTGTACGCGCCCGGCGCACAACTGCCCGAACCGTGGCGCAAGGGCGTGCCCAGCGACCTGCACCTGATGATCTTCGGCGACTCCACCGCCGCCGGGCTCGGCTGCCTCGGCGCCGCCGACGTGCCGGGCGTGCGGCTGGCCCGCGGCCTCGCCGACGCGACGGGGCTGCGGATCCGGCTCAGCACCAAGGCGATCTCCGGCGCCACCTCGAAGGGTCTGGCCGGGCAGGTCGACGCGATGTTCGTCGCGGGGCCGCCGCCGGACGCCGCGGTGATCCTGGTCGGCGGGAACGACATCACCAAGAAGCACTCCATCCGCGCCTCGGCGCGCAGGCTGGCCGCCGCGGTGTCACGGCTGCGCGAGGCCGACGCGCTCGTGATCGTCGGGACGTGTCCGAACCTGGGTACCGTCACCGCGATCCCGCAGCCGCTGCGGACGGTGGTCGCGAACTGGAGCGTGCGCCTGGCGAAGGCGCAGACCGTGGCGACCACCATCGCGGGCGGAATCCCGGTGGCCATGGGCTCGCCGTTGGTCGCCTCGGAGTTCCGCGCCGCGCCCGAGATCCTCTTCGCCACCGACGGATTCCACCCCTCCGCGGCGGGGTACGAATTGGCGGCGGCCCAGCTGCTGCCCGTCCTCGTCGGAGCGGTGCAGACCCGCCCTGGTCTTCCGGTCGCGCACGGCGAGACGTAG
- a CDS encoding acetyl-CoA C-acetyltransferase, giving the protein MPEAVIVSVARSPIGRAVKGSLAGMRPDDLTAQMVRAALAKVPALDPSTINDIMLGTGSPAGEGGFGMARNVAVQLGLDTVPGTTVQRYCASSLQTTRMAFHAIKAGEGDVFVSAGVETVSRYAKGSADSWPDTKNPEFAEAEARTKKTAEGGAGQWHDPREDNLIPDVYIPMGQTAENVASLTGITREDQDHWGVRSQNRAEEAIKAGFFEREITPVTLPDGTVVSKDDGPRAGVTYEAVSQLKPVFRPDGTVTAGNCCPLNDGAAALVIMSDTKAKELGLTPLARIVSTGVSGLSPEIMGLGPVEAVQRALALAGKSVSDIDLFEINEAFAVQVLGSARELKIDEDKLNVSGGAIALGHPFGMTGARITATLLNNLQTHDKQFGVETMCVGGGQGMALIIERLS; this is encoded by the coding sequence ATGCCCGAGGCCGTAATCGTCTCCGTCGCCCGCTCCCCGATCGGCCGTGCCGTCAAGGGTTCCCTCGCGGGGATGCGTCCGGACGACCTGACCGCGCAGATGGTGCGCGCCGCGCTGGCCAAGGTCCCCGCACTCGACCCGAGCACGATCAACGACATCATGCTCGGCACCGGCTCCCCCGCGGGTGAGGGCGGCTTCGGCATGGCCCGCAACGTCGCCGTGCAGCTGGGCCTGGACACCGTGCCGGGCACCACCGTGCAGCGTTACTGTGCGTCCTCGCTGCAGACCACCCGGATGGCCTTCCACGCGATCAAGGCCGGCGAGGGCGACGTGTTCGTCTCCGCCGGTGTGGAGACCGTCTCCCGCTACGCCAAGGGTTCGGCCGACAGCTGGCCCGACACCAAGAACCCCGAGTTCGCCGAGGCCGAGGCCCGCACCAAGAAGACCGCCGAGGGCGGCGCGGGCCAGTGGCACGACCCGCGCGAGGACAACCTGATCCCCGACGTCTACATCCCGATGGGCCAGACCGCGGAGAACGTCGCGTCGCTGACCGGCATTACCCGCGAGGACCAGGACCACTGGGGCGTGCGCTCGCAGAACCGCGCCGAGGAGGCCATCAAGGCCGGCTTCTTCGAGCGGGAGATCACCCCGGTGACCCTGCCCGACGGCACCGTCGTCAGCAAGGACGACGGCCCGCGCGCCGGCGTCACCTACGAGGCGGTCAGCCAGCTCAAGCCGGTGTTCCGTCCCGACGGCACCGTCACCGCCGGCAACTGCTGCCCGCTCAACGACGGTGCCGCCGCGCTGGTCATCATGAGCGACACCAAGGCCAAGGAGCTGGGCCTGACCCCGCTGGCCCGCATCGTCTCCACCGGCGTGTCCGGCCTGTCGCCCGAGATCATGGGCCTCGGCCCGGTCGAGGCCGTGCAGCGCGCGCTGGCGTTGGCGGGCAAGTCGGTCTCCGACATCGACCTGTTCGAGATCAACGAGGCCTTCGCCGTGCAGGTGCTCGGCTCGGCTCGCGAGCTGAAGATCGACGAGGACAAGCTCAACGTCTCCGGCGGCGCGATCGCGCTGGGCCACCCGTTCGGCATGACCGGCGCCCGCATCACCGCGACCCTGCTGAACAACCTGCAGACCCACGACAAGCAGTTCGGCGTGGAGACCATGTGCGTCGGCGGCGGCCAGGGCATGGCTCTCATCATCGAGCGTCTCAGCTAG